The nucleotide sequence cccagctgcccactgcactgaagataggaaacactgtcaccactgataaatccaccataattgagaatttcaataaacatttttctacggctggccatgctttccacctggctactcctgccccggtcaacagcactgcacccccaacagcaactcgcccaagccttccccatttctccttctcccaaatccattcagctgatgttctgaaagagctgaagaATCTgggcccctacaaatcagccgggctagacaatctggaccctttctttctaaaattatctgccgaaattgttgccacgcctgttcaacctctctttcgtgtcgtctgagattcccaaagattggaaagcagctgcggtcatccccctcttcaaagggggggacactcttgacccaaactgccacagacctatatctatcctaccatgcctttctaaggtcttcgaaagccaagtcaacaaacagattaccgaccatttcgaatctcaccataccttctctgctatgcaatctggtttcagagctggtcatgggtgcacctcagccacgctcaaggtcctaaacgatatcttaaccgccatcgataagaaacattactgcgcagccatattcattgatctggccaaggctttcgactctgtcaaccaccacatcctcatcggcagactcgacagccttggtttctcaaatgattgcctcgcctggtttaccaactacttctctgatagagttcagtgtgtcaaattggagggtctgctgtccggacctctggcagtctctatgggggtgccacagggttcaattcttggaccgactctcttctctgtatacatcaatgaggtcgctcttgctgctggtgagtccctgatccacctctacgcagacgacaccattctgtatactttcggcccttctttggacactgtgttaacaaccctccaggcaagcttcaatgccatacaactctccttccgtggcctccaattgctcttaaatacaagtaaaataaatgcatgctcttcaaccgatcgctacctgcacctacccgcctgtccaacatcactactctggatggctctgacttagaatacgtggacaactacaaatacttaggtgtctggttagactgtaaactctccttccagacccatatcaaacatctccaatccaaagttaaatctagaattggcttcctatttcacaacaaagcatccttcactcatgctaccaaacatacccttgtaaaactgaccatcctaccaatcctcgactttggcgttgtcatttacaaaatagcctccaataccctactcaacaaattggatgcagtctatcacagtgcaatccgttttgtcaccaaagccccatatcctgttagagacaccagttcccatttggacacgcgcccccacccccccagctggaatgtggcgcagggaacgcaagaaatattcctaaaaatatttaacctccacacattaacaagtaaaatagctcaaatgaaagataaacaagttgtttatctagccagcaagtcagatttctaaaatgttttacagcgaaaacatagcacatatttatgtcaaaccaccaccgcagacatagctcattagcatagccaagtaggaaaaaatatgcaatcaacaaacgcaggattaaaagaaaaatcatttcactaaccttttgaaatcttcatcagatgacagtaatataacatgttacacagtacattcatttttttttcaataatatgctatatatatccataaatctctgtttacaatgatgcatcgttcaaaaaatgctacccaaatgtcctgagaaatgacatagccccggcagataacgtcagctaacaaggaatacacatcataaactttgactaaatatgcatgttttacatatgtatagcaagatacacttcttctaaatgcaattgcattgttacatttaattttaacgttacattttgcattcactagactataatatggagtcggcgctcccacagtagcatcatgactcctttatcttggagtcgacagaaacccaaaattaatacattaaatattcccttacctttgttgttcttccatcaaacgacctggaagggattatacttaccaaaccagcatttagttttcaagtctacgtctttcgattctcaaaatacccacatttcggtcgaaatttacgcaaaattgatgtagttgcgcaccaaaacgttgaaattatatattatatgtctagttaacttgtcaaactaacttcataatcaagctttaacatgttataaaggtgtacagcaattttgagaacaaacagaaacacaggcaccgttcaatcgatcttggaagaaAGAGAGTACTTTACCCTGCGCACAGAAAAGTGACAGCTGTTTTTGATTGACTGGGAGCATACCGCGTGCTCAAACTCTCCCGAGcaggcgattctcacaatgacaagccccattgaaagctgagatcacgctgaacacgtggaTACTGTTCTGGGAGCGGTAACTGTTTGTGGAGGGTGTCTGTGATGACTCAAAGGTGGCATAAGTTTTCTGAtgagaagagatagtttgggagaatgcatattttgagagttctgctttacacagagacacaatttaaacggttttaaaagctttagagtgttttctattcaataatattttttatttgcatatattagcaacttttgacaaaaaataattatgtttaccatgggcacgcaattactccagcgggggcagtagacagccctatccctaagaggatatactacccaccattgcgacctgtatgctgtcgttggctggccctcgcttcatactcgtcgccaaacccactggctccatgtcatctacaagaccctgctaggtaaagtccccccttatctcagctcgctggtcaccataacatctcccacctgtagcacacgctccagcaggtatatctctctagtcacccccaaaaccaattctttctttggccgcctctcctttcagttctctgctgccaatgactggaacgaactacaaaaatctctgaaactggaaacacttatctccctcactagctttaagcaccaactgtcagagcatcttacagattactgcacctgtacatagcccacctataatttagcccaaacaactacctctttcccaactgtatttaattaattaatttattttggtcctttgcaccccattatttttatttctactttgcacattcttccattgcaaaactaccattccagtgttttacttgctatattgtatttactttgccaccatggcctttttttgcctttacctcccttctcacctaatttgctcacattgtatatagacttgtttatactgtattattgactgtatgtttgttttactccatgtgtaactccatgtgtcgttgtatctgtcgaattgctttgctttatcttggccaggtcgcaattgtaaatgagaacttgttctcaacttgcctacctggttaaataaaggtgaaataaataaatattgcatacagtccatgcaacttattatgtgacttgttcagcacatttttactcctgaacttatttaggcttgccataacaaaggggttgaatacttattgactcaagacatttcagcttttcattttttatgaatttgcaaaaatgtctaaaaacacaattccagTTGGACACTATGGAGCATTGTGTGCAGGCCCGTGGCACAAATATCAATTTAATccgttttaaattcaggctgaaacacaacacatttTGGGAAAAGTACGTTTTCAGCCACGTACATGGGTAATCTCAGTGTTTGAATAGGTGTGCTGAAAGGGAAAAGTTTAACAAAAATACACTAAATAACAGTATAACCTCTCAGGAATTGCATAACAGGATGGTTTTTGTATGCTAGAAATGTGGCcaaactatttttatttatttacctctGTGTTACAGTGAGAACCATGGGTCAAGTGTAAATAGGTCAGGGGTTACTTGGCTGCTAGTTTGAAAAGAAACAGACACCATTGGGAAGATCTTTGAAAATGAAAAGGTTTAAATAGGTTAACTTCATAATGAATAAACCAAGAAACTACATTATGTACATTATGTACATCACAGTCCCACAAGATCGGTCCAAATATGACAGAGTTAGATGTTTTCCTAACAACCTGAAAGGTTTCAGAGCAATTTAAGCCCATCTGCCCAGatatacatttttacattacCAATCAAACTGGGGGGAAATCACATTATCAGGTCAGTTTAGGACCGTTAGGCAGACTCGAGAGGACACAGCCACTAGGCAGACTAGAACAGCATACACTTTTCTCAATGGGTAGAAGCCCGACAGCAGTATCTCAGTAAATGCCTTAAAGGAGAAGTTTAGTATTTTACACCTTCTTGTTAGATGGATCCTCCCCGTGAAGGTTGTCTATGGGCCAGGAgaaactgtaatccatggttAAGATGTTTAAGAATTTAAGAAGCCTAATCATTTAAAGTTATGTCAAACCAAATAATTCAGTTAATTTGTCTATGGCTTTTTTAACAGTCACTGCATGCCCACATCGCTCCCATTGATTTTAAACCAGCAGAGGCTAAAGTTAGCTGAAGTTTGTAGTGGCTATTAGAAGAAAAACCAAACCATGTATTACAGTTTCTCCTGATCCATAGACTACTTACAGGGGCAGGAACCATCTAAAATGAAGTTGTAAAATACTGAACTTTCCCTTTAACCCCAACACTTTTTTTggtgtattttcttaaaactgcattgttggttaagcatttcactgtaaggtctactacacctgttgtattcagtgcatgtgacgaataaaattggatttgatttgactaactctaaccctaaacgtaaccatAGCAAGCTGTTGCATATCAACAGAGTTGCAGTTGATAGTCTGTTGATGGTTTGTTCCGCTGTAGATCATCTATTAGGGgattatccaaataaagtgtgacccaaTGTTTTAGTAATTATTGTCTGAGATAACCATTTGCCCTCCATTATAGTACTGTATAGATTTTATATCTTGACCAGAAACCAAGCATAATCAATCATTTAAACGTTAGTGCAGTGAAATGAAACACAATCATTTGATGCATGTATCTTTAATCATGAATTTCTTTCAAGATTATCAAGAGACAACAATGGATAAAATAATCTGATTGTAGGAAGAATCAGTTATAGATTCAGCATGACCTTCTGGTACAGTATTGGTATCGCCAGCGACGATCTCTGAAAGTACACAAGGCAAACATACATTTTGTTCCTGTTAGTTTTGTAGTCAATTCATCCTTTCCTGAAGCTTGTTTATTTCAACAGCAAGAATATGACACACAGATAccgtagatacacacacacacacagagagagagagagaaaatacttGGAATCCGTTACATTAGCATACATTAGCATACAGTACCAATGAATAAGCATACTCACTCATGCTTGTTGTCATGGTAGCTTTCAGCTGCAATGAGGTAGGAATTTGGTGGGACATTAAGAGTGAAGGCCTCATCAAACCAATTTACGTAGTTGGTCCACTGGCAGGAATCAGTACAGAAGTTGCTGGCTCCACAGCAGGTGAACTTCCATCTGTATAAGGGTGGAAATGAGGTTTGAATTATGATATATGTTTTGTATTGACCTTGTAATTCACATTATAATAGGGTTGTTCAACAAAAACAGTACCTCCGTCAACCCTGTGTCACTTTTAGGATTTTACACCATTTAATCCCCAAATATCTCTAAATTTTACCAttattgtaaagccctagttattttgtttgatttgacaaagtcatttcttgaagatttgtatttatttcatgtgAATAGTGATTAATTTACATCTCACCTTCTGTCCTCGTGCTTGTTGTCATGATAGCTGTTCATCCCTGTGATGACCTGGTGGCTTGGGCATTGGTAGTTGAAAGGTTTGTCGAAGTCATTTACGTAGGAGGATGTGAAGCAGTTAGTTGCTGAGTCAAACGTGGCTTTGCACCCAAAGTCCCAGAGACGGTCTTCATA is from Oncorhynchus gorbuscha isolate QuinsamMale2020 ecotype Even-year linkage group LG14, OgorEven_v1.0, whole genome shotgun sequence and encodes:
- the LOC123995710 gene encoding dermatopontin-like; its protein translation is MTRANVFILLLAGVLVNGKDLRWQNSYDQPLDFNCPSGQSISRIVSEHDNKYEDRLWDFGCKATFDSATNCFTSSYVNDFDKPFNYQCPSHQVITGMNSYHDNKHEDRRWKFTCCGASNFCTDSCQWTNYVNWFDEAFTLNVPPNSYLIAAESYHDNKHEDRRWRYQYCTRRSC